The following is a genomic window from Armatimonadota bacterium.
CCGTTGAGCGGCCAGTCGTCGTTGTCCATGATGAAGGCCTGATGCACGCGCTCGCTGAGCGGGATGATGCCGGCGAAGTTGACGGGCGGCGCGCCGAGCTCGGGCCACAGGGTCTTGGGGCTGGCGACCGTGTCCTCGCCCGCGGCGACATCGATCAGCGTGACGACGTCCCACATCTCGTAGCGCCGCTCGGCGCGCGCCCCAGGGCCGGTGTCGATAAGATATGTGAACTCGACGCGGAAGCGGCGCATATAGTCGGGCACGAGGTCGAAGCTGATCGTCCCGGCATCGTAGTCCACGTAGTATCGCCCCCAGTCCTTCGGGGCCGGATCGGTGGCGTCAATCAGGAAGTTGACATTGTCAACGCGCTCGTACTCGGTGGTGTAGATAAAGAGAGCATCGTAGCCCGGGGGATTCGCCACGTGCTCCGCGTCGCCGTTGCCATCGTAGTCGTAGTTGTGCGCGTAGAGATGCTCCAGGGGGCCGAAGCGCAGGCGGCAGAGGGGGACGCGGATGCCGACGGCGTTGGGATCTACGCCGTTGGGGTCGGGCACGCTCTCGGTGACGTCGCCGACCGGCAGCACTTCGCCGATGATGGTGCGCGGGCGATACGCGCTGTCGGGCTGCCAGTTCGGATGGGGGCGGTCGTAGACACCGTTTGAGTTGAGATCCGTGTACGGCTCACCCGTATCCCATACGCCATTATTATTCGCGTCACTGAACGGCTCACCAGCATTGGGCGTCAGGCCGTTCGGGTCGTAGTCGACATTGTAGCTGAGGCTGAGGGTGGGCGGGACGGTGCTGTCGTCCACGACGTCAACTTGCGCCCAGACGATGGCTTCCGGGAGGCTGCCGGCGGCGAGCCGCCAGCGCTGGATTTCCTGGTCGGCGAGGCGCGCGGCGAGGGATTCTATCCGCGCGCGCTCGATAGCCGCGAACCCGGAGGGGAACACGCGCAGGGCGACATAGGCCCCGATCAGCAGGAGCACCAGGGCGACGAGCACCTCGACGAGCGTGAAGCCGCTGCGGCGGTGGGGCCGTCGTTGTCGCGCAATCCCAGCTTCGTCCAGTCTTCTGTTGCCGGCAGAGTAGCCCAACATGATGATCTCGATGAATAGAATTGGATGCCGCTGGCCCACTCGGGGCATGGCCGCCTGCGGCCTTCGGCAACGGTCGCCCACCTACCGGAGGGCAACCAGCCTCAGGCGGGATGTCGCTGACAGCTAGCGCGGCTGCTCTGCCTTATACTGGTCGAAGCGGGATGCCATCCGCTCGACGCTGCCGTCCGCCCACAGCACGAGGTCGTGGTCGCCCGGCTTGACGTCGCCGAGATCCGTCTCGTCCGCCGGCGGCGTGTCGCGGTGCATCGGGCACCACGTGACCACCGTGTGGTCGGGCGGGAACGGCTGGGTCAGCTTGCGCAAGCCCTGCTCCGGCCAGATGTCCGACCTATCGCGACGGTAGTTCCAGTCGTATACGTTGTATCCTCCCAGGTACGGCCAGTCGCCGTAGTCAGGCCGGTCGCTCGGTGCGCGCGGACAATGCAGCACGCGCGCTTCGGTGATGTAGTTCGCGGGCGGCATGACGTAATCCATCGGCGTCGCTTGCGCGTACGCCTGGTAGGCGTAGTAGAGCTGCGACAGCCCGAGCGCGCGCTGCCCCGGCTCGGCGCCGACAGGCCGCACCCACCACTCGCTTGCATCGGGCGGGAACGCGAGGTGGTCGCTGCGGTACATGAGCAGCGCCTGGCCGATCGTCTTGAGGTTGGCGGCGCACACGCTCATGTGCTGGCGGTACTGGAACGCGCCAAAGATGGGCACGACGATGGCGGCGAGGATGGCGATGATGATGAGCACCACCATCACCTCTATCATTGTCATGCCGTCGGTCGGTCGCGAATGCCGTGACATCAAGCCGCGGTCTCTTTCACGCTCGGGCGCAATGCGCGCTGGCGCCGCCGGCGACGACCTCGCCGCTCGTCACATTCGAAGATGACAGTCCCACCCGCCTACTGCGGCGGCTGATTGACCCAGTCGTAGCTGGCGACCTGGAACATGGTCGCGTCGCCGCCGACCCTCACCACGATATCCTGCCACCCGGCTTCGCCGCCGAAGAAATCGCGGTGATAGGGGCAGTGGCTCACAATGGTCTCGTCAGGCGCCCACCGATTGCACAGGCCGGGGTACTTGATGCCAAACGTCGCAGGTGGGTCGAGCAGACTCAAGCCGTAGCCGCCGGCGGTGGCGGGGTTCGCGTAGCCGTTGCGGTTATACAGCTGGTACGGGCCGTCCGGCGCGCCTCCGACGATGGTGATCGCCGTGTGATCAGTGTTGTAGCTGCTGTAGTGCTCGAGGAAATAGCGGCTGGTGGTCCACAGCGTATCGAAGGCGTCCGGGTCCGCCGCCAGATCGCGGTAGAGCGCTATGTACTGATCGACCGCCGTCGAGTCGTCCGGGCAGCGCAGGTTCTTCATGTTGGTCATGTAGTCCTCGAGATAGAGGGCGGTGACGCCCCCGTACCCCGTCACCGGATCGTAGGCCTGCGGATTGACCTTGTAATCCATCTGGTACATCTTGATGGCAAGGGCGATGGTGTGCATGTTGCTCAAGCAGGTCGCCTGGCGGCCCTTCTCGGTCGCCCTGTTGTAAACCGGAATGACGATGGCGGCCAAGATGGCGATAATGCCGATGACCACTAGCAGCTCGATAAGCGTGAAGCCGCCCCCGCGACTCAGCGCCCCGAATCTGCTCCTCACTTGACTTCGGTAACTCTCAGCCTGGCTGTGAGTGCCCATTCTCTTACCCTCGCTTCCGCAAAAGTCTGTATCGCACCATGCCGGAGGCGTACTTCCAGTGTACGATACCCCCCGGCATTCGCGCCTAAACCCTGGGCCACCGCCCGCTCGATGAGTCCACAGTTACCGATTCGTCGCCCGGTTCGCCTCCCCTTTTCGGTCTCCTCGGCTGCGCAGGAAATCCTGAGGCGCCCGTCTCCCGTGAGCCGTCGCCGACTCACCCCGACCAGGTTGAATACCAGGCCCGGTAGGCCTGGCTGACCATGTCGCTGATCGCGTTTGGGAACAGCATGACCGCGAACGCGCAGACCACCATGAACGGGCCGAACGGTATGTACTCGTGGCGTCGGCGCAGACGCGTCACGATGAGGACGATGCCGACCAGCGCCCCGGCAACCACAGCGAGAGCGAAGCTCAGCAGCGCCATCGCGGGGCCGAGGAGAGCCCCGATTGCCGCGCCGAGCTTGAGGTCGCCGCCGCCCATACCTTCCTTGCGGAAGACGAGTTGACTGAACAGCTCCATGAGGATGAAGAAGACGGCCCCGACGACGATGCCGACCACCGAGGCGGGCAGCGACAGCACCCACGACGTCCACGGTATGCCGAACGTCAGGAGCGGCTTGTCCCACAGCAGGATACCCGCGACGTCGAGGACGACGCCGACCCCGATACCGGCAAACGCCAGCTCGTCGGGGATGATCATATGCTCCAGGTCGATGAAGAAGATGGCGATGAACAGCCCCGCGAACACGAGCTTGCCGACGAGCCACGCGATCGCCGGCGCGCCGGCGGTCCACACCTCCTGCGACGTCAACCACGCGGTGAGGAATGCGGCGCCGGTGATCAACTCGACCACGAAGTAGCGCCAACTGATGGGGACGCCGCAGTAGCGGCATTTGCGCCCGAGGGCGAGGAAGCTGAGCAACGGGACGAGGTCGAGCGGGCGCAGGCGCTCGCCGCACGCCGGGCAGTGCGAGGGCGGCTGGACGATAGACTCGTCCCGCGGCAGTCGGTAGATGCAGACGTTGAGGAAGCTCCCCACGGCTGTGCCGAGGGCGAACAAGAAGATGGCGATGATTGCATCCGCCATGCCGGCGCGATTACATCCCGCCCCCGCCCGCCAACTCGTTGATGATGGCGATCAGGGGGAGGAACATGGAGATGACGATGAAGCCGACGATGCCCCCGAGCAGGACGATCATGACCGGCTCCAGCGCGGCCGTCAAGCTCTGGAGCGTGGCCTCGACTTCGCTCTCGTAGAAGTCGGCGACCTTGCTGAGCATCGCATCGAGAGAACCGGTCTCCTCGCCGATGGAGATCATCTGCACCACCATGGGAGGGAACAGGCCGCTCTTGGCCAGCGGGTCGCCGATGCGTTCGCCTTCGCGAATGGCGGCGCGGGCGGCCATGACGGCGTCGGATATGATCTCGTTGTCGATCGCCCCGGCGACGGTCTCCAGCGCCTGGAGGATGGGGACGCCGCTGACCAGCAGAGTCCCCAGAGTGCGGGAGAAGCGCGCGATCGCGACCTTATGGTTGAGCTTCCCGAACACGGGTATACGGAGCTTGACCCAGTCCCACTGGCGCTTGCCGGTGCGCGTTCTGATGTAGCGGCTGAACGCGGTCCACAGCAGAACCGCGCCGATGATTATGATGTACCACTTGCTTTTCATGAAGTCGGAGCAGCTCACCAGGATCTGCGTCGGCAGCGGCAGCTCCTTGACCCCCAGCTCCTCGAACAACTCCATGAAGCGCGGGATGATGAAGGTCACCAGGCCGAGCACGATCAGGACGGCGAAGACGAGGACCAGGGTCGGGTAGGTCATCGCCGACTTGATCCTGCGCTTGAGGCGCTGATCTTCCTCGAGGAAGGTGGAGAGGCGATTGAGCGTCTCGTCGAGCACACCGCCGACCTCACCGGCTCGCACCAAGCCGACGAAGAGGTTGGTGAACACGCCGGGATACTTGGTCAGCGCGCGCGACAGGGTCTCGCCCGCCTCGACCGATGCCTGGATATCCCGGATGATTTCGCGCAGGCGCAGGCTGCTGGTTTGCTCCTCGAGCACGGCGAGGCAGCGCACCAGCGACACGCCGGCGTTCATCATCGTCGCGAACTGGCGGCAGAAAATGGAAAGGTCACGCCCGCTGACGCGGCCGAAGATGACGAAGCCTTTGCGGGCGGGGCGCGCGGCCCCCTCCGCAGGGGCGGCCCGCTCCTCGCTGACCTTCTGCACCCAGAAGCCCTTCTCGCGCAGGCGGCGCACCAGCACCTGCTCGTTTTCGGCCTCGGTGCTGCCCTTGTGCACCTTGCCCAGGGCGTCTTTTGCGACGTAGCTGAAAACTGCCATGTGCGGCCTCCTGCCTGGCTATGCTGGCGCTCCGCTCTTGGTGAACAGCATCTTCTTCAACTCGTCCACGTTCATCGCCCGCGCCAGCGCTTCTTCGTAAGTGATGAGCCCGCGCTGATAGTAATCCTTGAGGCACTGATCCATGGTCTGCATGCCGAGGTGGGCGCTGGTCTGGATCATGGACGTGATCTGGTGCGCCTTCGCCTCGCGAATCAGGTTGCGGATGGCGGCGGAGGCAGTCATGATCTCGATCACCGCGATGCGGCCGGGCATGCCGGCGCGCGGCAGCAGTTGCTGCGACACCACCGCCTCGAGGTTGTTGGACAGCATGATACGGATCTGCTCCTGCTGGCCGACCGGGAAGACGTCAACGATGCGGTCGACCGTCTGCGCGGCGTTGTTGGTGTGGACGGTAGCGAACACGAGGTGCCCGGTCTCGGCCGCGGTAATCGCCAGACGCATCGTCTCCAGGTCGCGCATCTCGCCGACGAGGATCACGTCGGGGTCCTCGCGCAGGGCTTCGCGCAGTGCGATCTGGAAGTCCTTCGTATCCTGCCCGAGTTCGCGCTGGTTGATGATGCTCTTCCTGTGCGTGTGCAGGTACTCGATCGGGTCCTCGATGGTGATGATGTGGCGCGACATCTCGGTGTTGATGAGCCCGATCATCGCGGCGAGAGTCGTGGACTTGCCGCTGCCGGTGGGGCCGGTGACGAGGACGAGCCCGCGCGGCTTGCGCGCGAGGTCCTCCAGCACCAGGGGCAGATTGAGTTCGCGGATGGTCGGGATCTTGGCGGGAATGAGCCGGAACGCCCCCGCCACCGTTCCCTTGTCGCGGAACACGTT
Proteins encoded in this region:
- a CDS encoding type II secretion system F family protein; protein product: MAVFSYVAKDALGKVHKGSTEAENEQVLVRRLREKGFWVQKVSEERAAPAEGAARPARKGFVIFGRVSGRDLSIFCRQFATMMNAGVSLVRCLAVLEEQTSSLRLREIIRDIQASVEAGETLSRALTKYPGVFTNLFVGLVRAGEVGGVLDETLNRLSTFLEEDQRLKRRIKSAMTYPTLVLVFAVLIVLGLVTFIIPRFMELFEELGVKELPLPTQILVSCSDFMKSKWYIIIIGAVLLWTAFSRYIRTRTGKRQWDWVKLRIPVFGKLNHKVAIARFSRTLGTLLVSGVPILQALETVAGAIDNEIISDAVMAARAAIREGERIGDPLAKSGLFPPMVVQMISIGEETGSLDAMLSKVADFYESEVEATLQSLTAALEPVMIVLLGGIVGFIVISMFLPLIAIINELAGGGGM
- a CDS encoding prepilin peptidase, translating into MADAIIAIFLFALGTAVGSFLNVCIYRLPRDESIVQPPSHCPACGERLRPLDLVPLLSFLALGRKCRYCGVPISWRYFVVELITGAAFLTAWLTSQEVWTAGAPAIAWLVGKLVFAGLFIAIFFIDLEHMIIPDELAFAGIGVGVVLDVAGILLWDKPLLTFGIPWTSWVLSLPASVVGIVVGAVFFILMELFSQLVFRKEGMGGGDLKLGAAIGALLGPAMALLSFALAVVAGALVGIVLIVTRLRRRHEYIPFGPFMVVCAFAVMLFPNAISDMVSQAYRAWYSTWSG
- a CDS encoding prepilin-type N-terminal cleavage/methylation domain-containing protein, encoding MGTHSQAESYRSQVRSRFGALSRGGGFTLIELLVVIGIIAILAAIVIPVYNRATEKGRQATCLSNMHTIALAIKMYQMDYKVNPQAYDPVTGYGGVTALYLEDYMTNMKNLRCPDDSTAVDQYIALYRDLAADPDAFDTLWTTSRYFLEHYSSYNTDHTAITIVGGAPDGPYQLYNRNGYANPATAGGYGLSLLDPPATFGIKYPGLCNRWAPDETIVSHCPYHRDFFGGEAGWQDIVVRVGGDATMFQVASYDWVNQPPQ
- a CDS encoding prepilin-type N-terminal cleavage/methylation domain-containing protein gives rise to the protein MSRHSRPTDGMTMIEVMVVLIIIAILAAIVVPIFGAFQYRQHMSVCAANLKTIGQALLMYRSDHLAFPPDASEWWVRPVGAEPGQRALGLSQLYYAYQAYAQATPMDYVMPPANYITEARVLHCPRAPSDRPDYGDWPYLGGYNVYDWNYRRDRSDIWPEQGLRKLTQPFPPDHTVVTWCPMHRDTPPADETDLGDVKPGDHDLVLWADGSVERMASRFDQYKAEQPR
- a CDS encoding type IV pilus twitching motility protein PilT, which translates into the protein MDELLDIVVTKNSSDLHIAVGIPPVIRVDGELYATNYTPFDEHTSQRMIYDILNDEQIQTFESTYELDCSYALGKVARFRVNVFRDKGTVAGAFRLIPAKIPTIRELNLPLVLEDLARKPRGLVLVTGPTGSGKSTTLAAMIGLINTEMSRHIITIEDPIEYLHTHRKSIINQRELGQDTKDFQIALREALREDPDVILVGEMRDLETMRLAITAAETGHLVFATVHTNNAAQTVDRIVDVFPVGQQEQIRIMLSNNLEAVVSQQLLPRAGMPGRIAVIEIMTASAAIRNLIREAKAHQITSMIQTSAHLGMQTMDQCLKDYYQRGLITYEEALARAMNVDELKKMLFTKSGAPA
- a CDS encoding prepilin-type N-terminal cleavage/methylation domain-containing protein, coding for MPRVGQRHPILFIEIIMLGYSAGNRRLDEAGIARQRRPHRRSGFTLVEVLVALVLLLIGAYVALRVFPSGFAAIERARIESLAARLADQEIQRWRLAAGSLPEAIVWAQVDVVDDSTVPPTLSLSYNVDYDPNGLTPNAGEPFSDANNNGVWDTGEPYTDLNSNGVYDRPHPNWQPDSAYRPRTIIGEVLPVGDVTESVPDPNGVDPNAVGIRVPLCRLRFGPLEHLYAHNYDYDGNGDAEHVANPPGYDALFIYTTEYERVDNVNFLIDATDPAPKDWGRYYVDYDAGTISFDLVPDYMRRFRVEFTYLIDTGPGARAERRYEMWDVVTLIDVAAGEDTVASPKTLWPELGAPPVNFAGIIPLSERVHQAFIMDNDDWPLNGPGYFRLIGDTSNPIAEPSASILFDPGDAGRTVNVDYKVRDWQILVEERVPDDRLEIQLVVAPVKSAGYINPPRQPGRDRIIPGDDDMVIVIDTEDGSRFDYVDGAPASSDYEVNFQSGLITLSGNGVPPEPAAGGTYRVYYRSDLDWSIQPMKAAAQYSIVVGATAQPGYRFAVWDEPANPRDLEFGPSEVAKSVVANYYMYDNGDPVLISGELHQVVLDNGRGLVRLAETPAWGDIRVQGASMRARVLWAGRGRTDAVAGQASPESWRQVIVETFLRRQ